Proteins from one Geomonas agri genomic window:
- a CDS encoding Crp/Fnr family transcriptional regulator, with protein MENKDIIRKALLFSGLEEEYLVELAEIAVRRPFAKGETLFSEGEKAEGFYLLASGALKLCKISPDGREKVLHMVHPVETFAEAAFFGDGKYPAEARGVERGEVLFFPRGAFMGLLERNPRFSMNLIASLSLLLRRFARQIEELSFADAPSRLASYLLDLAARKSTSYQGKTYLELDMRKGELASRLGTVSETLSRTFKKMKDEGVIELEGNKITIMQMEKLKMIAGK; from the coding sequence ATGGAAAACAAGGACATCATCAGGAAAGCCCTGCTGTTTTCGGGCCTGGAAGAGGAGTACCTGGTCGAGTTGGCCGAGATCGCGGTGCGCCGACCGTTCGCCAAGGGGGAGACGCTCTTTAGCGAGGGGGAGAAGGCGGAAGGGTTCTACCTGCTCGCCTCGGGGGCACTCAAGCTGTGCAAGATCTCTCCTGACGGGCGTGAGAAGGTGCTGCACATGGTGCACCCGGTGGAGACCTTCGCCGAGGCGGCCTTCTTCGGGGACGGCAAGTACCCCGCCGAGGCGCGCGGGGTGGAGCGGGGAGAGGTGCTCTTTTTCCCGCGCGGCGCCTTCATGGGGCTTTTGGAACGCAACCCGCGCTTCTCCATGAACCTGATCGCCTCGCTGTCGCTGCTGCTGCGCCGCTTCGCCCGGCAGATTGAGGAACTCTCCTTCGCCGATGCTCCCTCCCGGCTCGCCTCCTACCTCCTGGACCTGGCCGCGCGCAAGAGCACCAGTTACCAGGGCAAGACCTATCTGGAACTGGACATGCGCAAAGGGGAACTCGCCTCGCGCCTGGGCACGGTCAGCGAGACCTTGTCCCGGACCTTCAAGAAGATGAAGGACGAGGGGGTCATCGAACTGGAGGGCAACAAGATCACCATCATGCAGATGGAAAAGTTGAAGATGATCGCCGGCAAGTAG
- the lptF gene encoding LPS export ABC transporter permease LptF: MKRTLYRYIFNEIPPPFLVGMVTFTFVLLMGRFLKLAEMVVEKGVPFGDVVRMVSYLLPSFWLFTIPMALLLSILLAFGRLSGDSEVTAMKSCGISLYGLFPPPLLFSALATLACLWVTVYAVPWGNSSFKKLMLDIAQSSAGVSIKEKVFNNAFPDMVIYADTLTPKGESMTGVIVHDERDPKTPTTIFAASGTLFSDPRSHSMEFQLKNGSIHRNEAGAGYRMVQFQEYILRVALADSTPKGPKKASEMTIDELLHAPAGTPSNDLLARRLELHSRLALPFSCIVFAFVGVPLGIQNRRSGKASGFSLSIAVILCYYIVLSGFDTLGEKAILPPVLAGWGPNLLFLLGGGYLFMKTAAEEPLPLTPLYQRVKEAVLTRTRKGAKA, encoded by the coding sequence ATGAAAAGGACCCTGTACCGCTACATTTTCAACGAGATACCGCCCCCTTTCCTGGTAGGCATGGTGACCTTCACCTTCGTCCTTTTGATGGGGCGTTTCCTGAAGCTGGCCGAGATGGTGGTCGAGAAGGGGGTTCCCTTCGGCGACGTGGTGCGCATGGTAAGCTACCTGCTCCCGTCGTTCTGGCTCTTCACCATCCCCATGGCCTTATTGCTCTCCATACTGCTCGCCTTCGGACGCCTCTCCGGCGACAGCGAAGTAACCGCCATGAAGAGCTGCGGCATCAGCCTGTACGGGCTGTTCCCTCCGCCGCTGCTCTTCTCGGCGCTGGCGACGCTGGCCTGCCTCTGGGTCACGGTGTACGCAGTCCCCTGGGGCAACAGCTCCTTCAAGAAGCTGATGCTGGACATCGCTCAGAGCAGCGCCGGCGTCTCCATCAAGGAGAAGGTGTTCAACAACGCCTTTCCGGACATGGTGATCTACGCCGACACCCTCACCCCGAAGGGTGAGAGCATGACCGGTGTCATCGTCCACGACGAGCGCGACCCCAAGACCCCCACCACCATCTTCGCGGCCAGCGGCACGCTCTTCTCCGACCCGCGCAGCCACTCCATGGAATTCCAGCTCAAGAACGGCTCTATTCACCGCAACGAGGCGGGCGCCGGCTACCGGATGGTCCAATTCCAGGAATACATCCTGAGGGTCGCCTTGGCCGACTCCACGCCCAAGGGGCCGAAGAAGGCGAGCGAAATGACCATCGACGAACTGCTGCACGCTCCTGCCGGCACGCCCAGCAACGACCTGCTGGCGCGCCGTCTGGAACTGCACAGCAGGCTCGCACTCCCCTTCTCCTGCATCGTGTTCGCCTTCGTGGGGGTGCCTCTGGGCATCCAGAACCGGCGCTCGGGCAAGGCGTCCGGTTTCTCGCTCAGCATCGCCGTGATCCTCTGCTACTACATCGTCCTCTCCGGCTTCGACACCCTCGGCGAAAAGGCGATCCTGCCGCCGGTCCTCGCGGGTTGGGGCCCGAACCTGCTGTTCCTGCTGGGGGGGGGGTACCTGTTCATGAAGACTGCGGCGGAGGAACCGCTGCCACTGACCCCACTGTACCAGCGCGTGAAGGAAGCGGTGCTGACGCGCACCCGCAAGGGGGCCAAGGCATGA
- the lptG gene encoding LPS export ABC transporter permease LptG → MRILTRYVAKAYLRMLGLCLGSFVTIYMVVDFMEKIGRFTRTGASWQHLALFFITKIPEMINDSAPLAVLMATLLTLGALSLSSELTAMRSCGVSLVRISAPILAIALLMSLVVLMLGEFVIPKTYAQRLYIQEVLIQKKAPSMYFRQHNIWYREGETVLRASLFEPSQNQLKGVTLWEVQPKTGLPLRRVDAALGELGGGGWTFNEVTVRDFRDGEVTGTKKYPQLALPLKLKPADLKVLGKYSDSMTLRQLNRYCKKIQAGGYDATRYITQFHSRISLPFGCAVMAFLGIPFALRGGRSSGIAFGVGLSIGVGFLYVITNSVIISVGQVGLLPPIVAAWATNFIFLAAGGWLALTIDN, encoded by the coding sequence ATGAGGATCCTGACCCGCTACGTAGCCAAGGCGTATCTGAGGATGCTGGGGCTTTGCCTTGGTTCCTTCGTTACCATCTACATGGTAGTCGACTTCATGGAGAAGATTGGCCGTTTCACCCGCACGGGCGCCTCGTGGCAGCACCTGGCCCTGTTCTTCATCACCAAGATCCCGGAGATGATCAACGATTCCGCGCCGCTGGCGGTGCTCATGGCGACCCTGCTGACCTTAGGCGCCTTGTCGCTCAGCTCCGAGCTCACCGCCATGCGCAGCTGCGGCGTGAGCCTGGTCCGCATCAGTGCCCCCATCCTTGCCATCGCCCTCCTGATGAGCCTGGTGGTCCTGATGCTGGGGGAGTTCGTCATCCCGAAAACCTACGCTCAGCGCCTCTACATCCAGGAGGTGCTGATCCAGAAAAAGGCACCATCCATGTACTTCCGGCAGCACAACATCTGGTACCGCGAGGGGGAAACCGTGCTACGGGCGAGCCTGTTCGAGCCAAGCCAGAACCAGCTCAAGGGAGTGACGCTCTGGGAGGTGCAGCCGAAAACAGGGTTGCCGCTCAGGCGGGTGGACGCAGCCCTAGGGGAACTCGGGGGGGGCGGCTGGACCTTCAACGAGGTGACCGTGCGGGACTTCCGCGACGGCGAAGTCACCGGGACCAAGAAGTACCCGCAACTGGCGCTCCCCCTGAAACTGAAGCCGGCGGACCTGAAGGTGCTAGGAAAATACTCCGACAGCATGACCCTCAGGCAGCTCAACCGCTACTGCAAGAAGATCCAGGCCGGGGGGTATGACGCCACCCGCTATATCACCCAGTTCCACAGCAGGATTTCGCTCCCCTTCGGCTGCGCCGTGATGGCTTTCCTAGGCATCCCCTTCGCGCTACGCGGCGGGAGGTCGAGCGGCATCGCCTTCGGCGTGGGGCTTTCCATCGGAGTGGGTTTTCTCTACGTAATCACCAACTCGGTGATCATTTCGGTGGGACAGGTCGGCCTGCTCCCCCCCATAGTTGCCGCCTGGGCCACCAACTTCATCTTCCTGGCTGCAGGGGGATGGCTCGCTCTTACCATTGACAACTGA
- a CDS encoding IPT/TIG domain-containing protein yields the protein MIRNLTLIVLLLLICAVAAPAQQASPPTADAGRQAQLSVLSILPAQGEPGTTVTLNGTGFTSTTTVMLGSKELPAQIVGGRVMTFELPELPPGAYALTLKREDGAATRPFNFVLQAQKPVASSLTPDTITICATGREREVLVNGANFRNGSRVILDGAVVATRFISPVTLAFTAPTLQAGMHQVQVRTLSEATSSALALFIDAKPEIANVSVGREFVNYYELIVTGRNFRQNSVLVVDGKRLATGKQLVGEREQLVYGGCNQLTYLRFPYDPTPKEITLQVVNQSGEESALFTISAP from the coding sequence ATGATCCGCAACTTGACCTTAATAGTGCTGCTTCTGCTCATTTGCGCCGTAGCGGCACCGGCACAGCAGGCGTCCCCGCCCACGGCTGACGCTGGCCGTCAGGCGCAACTGAGCGTGCTCAGCATCCTCCCGGCCCAAGGGGAGCCAGGAACCACAGTCACCCTCAACGGCACCGGGTTCACCTCCACCACCACCGTGATGCTAGGCAGCAAGGAACTCCCGGCCCAGATCGTCGGGGGGCGCGTCATGACCTTCGAGCTCCCGGAGCTGCCGCCGGGCGCATACGCTCTCACCCTCAAGCGCGAAGACGGCGCCGCTACCCGCCCCTTCAACTTCGTGCTGCAGGCGCAGAAGCCGGTGGCCTCCTCGCTCACCCCCGACACCATCACCATCTGCGCCACCGGCAGGGAGCGCGAGGTGCTGGTAAACGGCGCCAACTTCCGCAACGGCTCCCGGGTCATCTTGGACGGCGCCGTGGTTGCCACCCGTTTCATCTCCCCGGTCACGCTAGCCTTCACCGCCCCGACGCTCCAGGCAGGGATGCACCAGGTACAGGTGAGAACTCTGTCCGAGGCAACCTCCAGCGCCCTTGCGCTCTTTATCGACGCCAAGCCCGAGATTGCCAACGTATCGGTAGGCAGGGAATTCGTGAACTACTACGAGTTGATCGTGACCGGGAGGAACTTCCGCCAGAATTCGGTGCTGGTCGTGGACGGCAAGAGGCTCGCAACGGGGAAACAGCTGGTGGGTGAGCGGGAGCAGCTCGTGTACGGCGGGTGCAACCAGTTGACCTACCTAAGGTTCCCCTACGACCCAACTCCGAAGGAGATCACCCTGCAGGTGGTGAACCAAAGCGGCGAGGAGAGCGCCCTCTTCACCATCAGCGCCCCCTGA
- a CDS encoding VOC family protein: MTAALTIQLCVSDLMTSEAFYAGILRLPLQRPITALGAPEHLLLETDEVRFIFVEDQAVAQLHPILQARLEGFPRGVGMTLHLVVEGIEDIYQELLEEDLEILYPLERKPYGTYELWCFDPDGYLVVLEEPVD; the protein is encoded by the coding sequence GTGACGGCGGCCCTGACCATACAGCTGTGCGTCTCGGACCTCATGACCTCCGAGGCCTTCTACGCCGGCATCCTGAGGCTGCCGCTGCAGCGCCCGATTACGGCGCTGGGCGCGCCGGAGCACCTGCTTCTGGAGACGGACGAGGTCAGGTTCATCTTCGTGGAGGACCAGGCGGTGGCGCAACTGCACCCCATCTTGCAGGCGCGCCTGGAAGGGTTCCCGCGCGGGGTTGGGATGACGCTGCATCTCGTGGTGGAGGGAATAGAGGATATCTACCAGGAGCTGTTGGAAGAGGACCTCGAGATTCTCTATCCCCTAGAGCGCAAGCCATACGGGACCTACGAGCTGTGGTGCTTCGATCCCGACGGCTACCTGGTGGTCTTGGAAGAGCCGGTCGATTGA
- a CDS encoding cytochrome c biogenesis CcdA family protein: METNNISMIGAFVAGLLSFLSPCVLPLIPSYITYITGLSFADLNAEHPSHKVRQQTIIHSLLFIAGFTCVFVLLGASATLVGDFLHEHKTAIRRVGGILIIIFGIHVSGLFDITMLLGERKLTLHRKPAGYLGSFVVGVVFAAGWTPCIGPILATILAVAATEGRGVWLLLSYSMGLAIPFFIASLALHQFLVFFRRFKRHIRLFEVITGAFMVVVGILIFTNSMVLISRYTSAWFGE; this comes from the coding sequence ATGGAAACGAACAACATCAGCATGATCGGCGCTTTCGTAGCGGGGCTGCTGTCGTTTCTCTCCCCTTGCGTGCTGCCGCTCATCCCGTCCTACATCACCTACATCACGGGCCTCTCTTTCGCGGACCTGAACGCCGAGCACCCAAGCCACAAGGTCCGGCAGCAGACCATTATCCACTCCCTGCTCTTCATCGCGGGCTTCACCTGCGTCTTCGTGCTTTTAGGTGCGTCGGCAACCCTGGTGGGGGATTTCCTGCACGAGCACAAGACGGCGATCCGGCGCGTGGGCGGGATACTGATCATCATCTTTGGTATCCACGTCTCGGGGCTGTTCGACATCACCATGCTCCTGGGCGAAAGGAAGCTGACCCTGCATAGAAAGCCCGCCGGCTACCTGGGGAGCTTTGTCGTGGGGGTGGTGTTCGCCGCTGGCTGGACCCCCTGCATCGGGCCGATCCTGGCCACCATCCTGGCCGTCGCGGCCACTGAAGGGCGCGGCGTCTGGCTGCTGTTGTCCTACTCCATGGGGCTCGCCATCCCGTTCTTCATCGCGTCGCTGGCGCTGCACCAGTTCCTGGTCTTCTTCCGCCGCTTCAAGCGGCACATACGGCTCTTTGAGGTCATCACCGGGGCCTTCATGGTGGTGGTCGGCATCCTCATCTTCACCAACTCCATGGTCTTGATCAGCAGGTACACCAGCGCCTGGTTCGGGGAGTGA
- a CDS encoding TlpA disulfide reductase family protein — MKRLIAAVLLLAALAAAGCAKKQAELPAVEGNAAPDFTLKDLSGKPVQLSTLKGKLVLVNFWATWCPPCREEIPSMVKLNQAMQGKNFQMLAISIDEGGKGAVEDFFKRGGITLPALLDTDGQIARRYGTTGVPETFVVDPKGVIRKKVVGGLDWSHPEVIQALNELMAGK, encoded by the coding sequence ATGAAACGCTTGATCGCTGCCGTGCTGCTGTTAGCCGCGCTGGCCGCCGCGGGATGCGCCAAAAAACAGGCCGAACTGCCTGCCGTCGAGGGCAACGCCGCCCCTGATTTCACGTTGAAGGACCTCTCCGGCAAGCCGGTGCAACTCTCCACCCTGAAGGGCAAGCTGGTGCTGGTCAACTTCTGGGCCACCTGGTGCCCCCCGTGCCGGGAGGAGATCCCGTCCATGGTCAAGCTGAACCAGGCCATGCAGGGTAAAAACTTCCAGATGCTCGCCATCTCCATCGACGAGGGTGGTAAAGGCGCCGTCGAGGACTTCTTCAAGCGCGGCGGCATCACGCTCCCCGCACTGCTCGACACCGACGGCCAGATCGCCCGGCGCTACGGCACCACCGGCGTCCCCGAGACCTTCGTGGTCGATCCCAAGGGGGTGATCAGGAAGAAGGTGGTGGGGGGGCTGGACTGGAGCCACCCCGAGGTGATCCAGGCCCTGAATGAACTGATGGCCGGCAAGTAA
- a CDS encoding sigma-54-dependent transcriptional regulator, whose product MPPKILIIDDDSSLRRVLEYNLQQEGYDVYTAADGSAGLQLFEEKSPQLVITDLKMPGITGFEVLSTVKERAPSTVVIVLTAFGAIDTAVEAMKLGAFHYLTKPFNREELKVTVLKGLQLQGLSEENRLLKEELSGRTEFKSIVGTSRAMEGVFSVVRKVADTEATVLITGESGTGKELVARAIHSGSSRRGAPFVAVNCAAIPRDLLESELFGHVKGAFTGAIRDKEGKFQLADGGTIFLDEVGDLPLELQPKLLRVLQERVVEPVGGTSLQKIDLRVVAATNADLERWIAEGKFREDLYYRLSVIPIQLPPLRERVEDVPLLIRYFCTKFGAEGVSFTKEALQRLQEYAWPGNVRELENTVERLLIMREGDQIGIDELPAKISAAVPPPEGSVLRLPAGGYSLEQLEMEVVLEALNRCDWNQTAAARFLRIPRHTLIYRMEKYNITQPGRK is encoded by the coding sequence ATGCCCCCAAAGATCCTGATCATAGACGACGACAGCTCACTCCGGCGGGTGCTTGAGTACAACCTGCAGCAGGAAGGATATGACGTCTATACTGCTGCTGACGGCTCCGCCGGGCTGCAACTCTTCGAGGAGAAGTCCCCGCAACTTGTGATCACGGACCTCAAGATGCCCGGGATCACCGGGTTCGAGGTCCTCTCCACGGTCAAGGAGCGCGCACCCTCCACCGTGGTCATCGTCCTGACCGCCTTCGGCGCCATCGATACGGCCGTCGAGGCCATGAAACTGGGAGCCTTCCATTACCTCACCAAGCCCTTCAACAGGGAAGAACTGAAAGTCACCGTGCTCAAGGGGCTGCAACTGCAGGGGCTCTCCGAGGAGAACCGCCTGCTCAAGGAGGAGCTCTCCGGCCGCACCGAGTTCAAGAGTATCGTGGGGACCTCACGCGCCATGGAAGGAGTTTTCTCGGTGGTGCGCAAGGTGGCCGATACCGAGGCCACCGTCCTGATCACCGGGGAATCCGGCACCGGCAAGGAGCTGGTGGCCCGTGCTATTCATTCCGGGAGCTCGCGCCGGGGCGCCCCCTTCGTGGCAGTCAACTGCGCCGCCATTCCCCGGGACCTTTTGGAAAGCGAGCTGTTCGGCCACGTCAAGGGAGCCTTCACCGGCGCCATCCGCGACAAGGAAGGGAAGTTCCAGTTGGCCGACGGTGGCACCATCTTCCTGGACGAGGTGGGTGACCTTCCCCTGGAGCTGCAGCCCAAACTGTTGCGGGTGCTGCAGGAACGGGTGGTAGAGCCGGTCGGCGGGACCTCGCTGCAGAAGATCGACCTCAGGGTGGTGGCGGCGACCAACGCCGACCTGGAGCGCTGGATCGCGGAGGGGAAGTTCCGCGAGGACCTCTACTACCGGCTTTCGGTGATCCCGATCCAACTCCCGCCGCTGCGCGAGCGCGTCGAGGACGTGCCGCTGTTGATCCGCTACTTCTGCACCAAGTTCGGCGCCGAGGGGGTGAGCTTCACCAAGGAGGCGCTGCAGCGGCTCCAGGAATACGCCTGGCCGGGCAACGTGCGCGAGCTGGAGAACACCGTGGAGCGCCTGTTGATCATGCGCGAGGGGGACCAGATCGGCATCGACGAGCTCCCCGCGAAGATTTCAGCGGCGGTGCCTCCTCCTGAGGGGAGCGTGCTCAGGCTTCCCGCCGGGGGGTATTCGCTGGAGCAGCTCGAGATGGAAGTGGTCTTGGAGGCGCTCAACCGCTGTGACTGGAACCAGACCGCCGCGGCGCGCTTTCTGCGCATCCCGCGCCATACGCTGATTTACCGCATGGAAAAGTACAATATTACGCAACCGGGGAGGAAATGA
- a CDS encoding polyprenyl synthetase family protein, translating into MDAALALIGEDLKNVELQFKKDLQSDVPLIRKVGEYVLSSGGKRIRPALVLLAAKLCGYEGSRSVPLASVVEFIHTATLLHDDVVDNANLRRGLASANTLWGNEASVLVGDFLFSKSFSLMVADGDLGILKVLADATTMIAEGEVLQLVCTSDLEITVERYIEVVRSKTAILLSAACEVGAILGGATPELKQAVADYGMDLGIAFQLMDDTLDYTASEEQFGKSIGHDLEEGKITLPLIHTLKLCSDAERDFIAAVVEKDLLSDEDFGQVLALVQRYGGIEHTVASAGEHVALCKKHLEKFPASAAKEALAELADYVVTRSK; encoded by the coding sequence ATGGATGCAGCGCTTGCCCTCATCGGCGAAGATCTGAAAAACGTGGAACTGCAGTTCAAGAAAGACCTGCAGTCTGATGTCCCGCTGATTCGCAAGGTGGGCGAGTATGTGCTTTCCAGCGGCGGCAAGAGGATTCGCCCGGCGCTGGTGCTGCTGGCAGCCAAGCTCTGTGGCTACGAGGGGAGCCGCAGCGTTCCCCTGGCCAGCGTGGTTGAGTTCATTCATACCGCGACCCTCTTGCATGACGATGTGGTCGACAACGCCAACCTGCGCCGCGGCCTGGCTTCTGCCAACACCCTTTGGGGCAACGAGGCCTCGGTCCTCGTAGGCGACTTCCTCTTCTCCAAGTCCTTCTCGCTCATGGTGGCCGACGGCGACCTGGGCATCCTCAAGGTTCTCGCTGACGCCACCACCATGATCGCCGAAGGCGAGGTGTTGCAGCTGGTCTGCACCAGTGACCTGGAAATCACCGTGGAGCGCTACATCGAGGTGGTGCGCAGCAAGACTGCTATCCTGCTGTCGGCCGCCTGCGAGGTCGGCGCCATCCTGGGGGGCGCGACCCCGGAACTCAAGCAGGCGGTCGCGGATTACGGCATGGACCTCGGCATCGCCTTCCAGCTCATGGACGACACCCTGGACTATACTGCCAGCGAAGAGCAGTTCGGCAAGAGTATCGGCCACGACCTCGAAGAGGGGAAGATCACGCTGCCTCTGATCCATACCCTGAAGCTGTGCAGCGACGCGGAACGCGATTTCATCGCCGCGGTGGTTGAGAAGGACCTCCTTTCCGACGAGGACTTCGGCCAGGTGTTGGCCCTGGTACAACGCTACGGCGGCATCGAGCATACCGTCGCCTCGGCCGGCGAGCATGTTGCCTTGTGCAAGAAACACCTGGAAAAATTCCCGGCCTCGGCTGCCAAGGAGGCCCTCGCCGAACTGGCCGACTACGTGGTGACCCGGTCCAAGTAG
- a CDS encoding glucose-6-phosphate isomerase has translation MQKLQLWERYKNRLYHHAELDLSVDTSRMNFPDSYLDDMEPRLQKAFEEMAELEAGAIANPDEQRMVGHYWLRAPELAPTAELTEEIGATLASVKAFASSVHQGNIAAPDGYPFENLLVVGIGGSALGPQFVADSLGCPQDRMKVYFFDNTDPDGMDKVLSEIGSGLKRTLTVVISKSGGTKETRNGMLEARQAFEKAGLHFAAHAVAVTGSDSELDRTASQEGWLGILPMWDWVGGRTSVTSAVGLLPAALQGIDIDRLLAGARICDQATRSRITKENPAALLALSWFHATAGKGKRDMVLLPYKDRLLLFSRYLQQLIMESLGKELDRDGKKVLQGIAVYGNKGSTDQHAYVQQLREGVPNFFVTFIEVLKDRDGASMLVEPGATSGDYLSGFFQGTRSALYEKNRESVTITIREISPASIGALIALYERAVGLYASLINVNAYHQPGVEAGKKAAGTVLKLQGEILEMLRRQPERDFTCTDMAMTLARPEEVETVFIILRHLAANPSHGVSVTPGEKVWENRFRAAR, from the coding sequence ATGCAAAAGCTGCAGCTTTGGGAGCGTTACAAAAACCGGCTCTACCACCACGCCGAACTGGACCTGAGCGTCGACACCAGCCGGATGAATTTCCCTGACTCCTACCTTGACGATATGGAACCGCGCCTGCAGAAGGCGTTCGAGGAAATGGCCGAACTGGAAGCGGGAGCCATAGCGAACCCCGACGAACAGCGCATGGTTGGCCACTACTGGCTCAGGGCACCGGAACTCGCGCCGACAGCGGAGCTTACCGAGGAGATCGGGGCGACCCTCGCCTCGGTGAAGGCGTTTGCCTCGTCCGTGCATCAGGGCAACATTGCTGCTCCGGATGGATATCCGTTCGAAAACCTGCTCGTGGTCGGCATCGGCGGCTCAGCCCTCGGCCCGCAGTTCGTCGCCGATAGCCTGGGCTGCCCGCAGGACCGCATGAAAGTCTACTTCTTCGACAACACCGACCCCGACGGCATGGACAAGGTCCTCTCCGAAATTGGCTCCGGCCTGAAGCGGACGCTGACCGTGGTCATCTCCAAAAGCGGCGGCACCAAGGAAACCCGCAACGGTATGCTCGAGGCACGCCAGGCTTTCGAGAAGGCGGGGCTGCACTTTGCCGCCCACGCGGTCGCGGTGACCGGCAGCGACAGCGAACTGGACCGCACCGCCTCGCAGGAGGGATGGCTGGGGATCCTCCCGATGTGGGACTGGGTCGGCGGCCGCACCTCGGTGACCTCCGCAGTGGGGCTGCTCCCCGCTGCCCTGCAGGGGATCGACATCGACCGGCTCCTGGCGGGAGCGAGAATCTGCGACCAGGCAACCCGCAGCCGTATCACGAAAGAGAATCCCGCGGCACTGCTGGCCCTGTCCTGGTTCCACGCCACCGCCGGCAAGGGTAAGCGCGACATGGTGCTGCTCCCTTACAAGGACCGGCTGCTGCTGTTTTCCCGCTACCTGCAGCAGCTGATCATGGAGTCACTGGGCAAGGAACTGGACCGGGACGGCAAGAAGGTGCTGCAGGGGATCGCGGTCTACGGCAACAAGGGCTCCACGGATCAGCATGCCTACGTGCAGCAGCTGCGCGAAGGAGTTCCCAACTTCTTCGTCACCTTCATCGAAGTACTTAAGGACCGTGATGGGGCTTCCATGCTGGTCGAGCCGGGTGCCACCTCCGGGGACTACCTGTCCGGCTTTTTCCAGGGGACTAGGTCTGCGCTCTATGAAAAGAATCGCGAATCGGTTACTATCACCATCCGCGAAATCTCCCCCGCCAGCATCGGCGCGCTGATCGCCCTGTACGAGCGGGCGGTCGGGCTGTATGCCTCGCTCATCAACGTGAACGCGTACCACCAGCCAGGGGTCGAGGCGGGCAAGAAAGCCGCCGGGACGGTGCTCAAGCTGCAGGGGGAAATCCTCGAAATGTTGCGGCGTCAGCCCGAGCGCGACTTTACCTGCACGGACATGGCCATGACCCTGGCGCGCCCCGAAGAGGTGGAGACGGTATTCATCATCCTGCGGCACCTGGCAGCCAACCCGAGCCACGGGGTGAGCGTCACCCCCGGCGAGAAGGTCTGGGAGAACAGGTTTCGCGCCGCCAGGTAA
- the ltaE gene encoding low-specificity L-threonine aldolase has protein sequence MKTVDLRSDTVTRPSEAMRRVMAAAEVGDDVYGEDPTVNRLEAMAAELLGKEKAIFVPSGTMSNLTALLSHCGRGDEYIAGQDAHIYRWEGGGGAIFGGIQPQPLDFDEDGTLNLNKVRRAVKPADHHHAMTRLLCLENTQGGRVLPLPYLEEAAAVARELGLALHLDGARVFNAAVYLKVPVREIARHFDSVSVCLSKGLGAPVGSVLCGSTDLINRAHRWRKVAGGGMRQAGLLAAAGMYALQHNVERLAEDHENAEILSSGLGHIDELLVSQARTNILFVTPPAGTAPALREALAAEGILIGGGDEIRLVTHLDVDGAGVERTVAAFKRFFAKRDK, from the coding sequence ATGAAGACAGTAGACCTGAGAAGTGACACGGTAACTCGCCCGTCAGAGGCGATGCGCAGGGTGATGGCGGCAGCCGAGGTGGGTGACGACGTTTACGGCGAGGACCCGACGGTTAACAGGCTGGAGGCGATGGCGGCGGAACTGCTGGGCAAGGAGAAAGCGATCTTCGTCCCCAGCGGGACCATGAGCAACCTGACCGCGCTCCTGTCCCACTGCGGGCGCGGCGACGAATACATCGCCGGGCAGGACGCGCACATCTACCGCTGGGAAGGGGGCGGCGGCGCCATCTTCGGCGGCATCCAGCCCCAACCCCTCGACTTCGATGAAGACGGCACGCTGAACCTGAACAAGGTGCGCCGCGCCGTGAAACCGGCGGACCACCACCACGCGATGACCAGGCTGCTGTGCCTGGAGAACACGCAAGGCGGGCGGGTACTCCCCCTCCCCTACCTCGAGGAAGCGGCAGCCGTGGCCAGGGAACTGGGCCTCGCCCTGCACCTGGACGGCGCCCGCGTCTTCAACGCCGCCGTCTACCTCAAGGTGCCGGTGCGCGAGATCGCCCGGCATTTCGACTCGGTTTCCGTCTGTCTCTCCAAGGGGCTGGGCGCACCGGTCGGCTCTGTCCTGTGCGGCAGCACCGATCTCATCAACCGCGCGCACCGCTGGCGCAAGGTCGCCGGCGGCGGCATGAGGCAGGCCGGCCTGCTGGCGGCGGCGGGAATGTACGCCCTGCAGCACAACGTGGAGCGACTCGCCGAGGACCATGAGAACGCCGAAATCCTCTCCAGCGGTCTTGGCCACATCGACGAACTCCTGGTGAGCCAGGCCCGCACCAACATCCTCTTCGTCACCCCGCCGGCCGGCACCGCCCCCGCACTGCGCGAGGCTCTAGCCGCCGAGGGGATCCTGATCGGTGGCGGCGACGAGATCCGTCTCGTCACCCATCTCGACGTGGACGGCGCCGGTGTCGAGCGGACCGTGGCCGCCTTCAAGCGCTTCTTCGCGAAACGGGACAAGTGA